The Ruficoccus amylovorans genome has a segment encoding these proteins:
- a CDS encoding sialate O-acetylesterase, which translates to MSAAEGKAEGKVFLLLFAGQSNALGWGYKQYLLETNNPLAEPQEDVELYYSIAGEGYLPENQLIPLQPGTSHKLPKPGGHYPDLPEPVCRFGPELSMARTVKDRLADPDAKVAVVKFAHGGTSLYDRDDWRPDGTADSRGDGKLYQIFQATVRGAVKALEAKYPGREVVIMGMGWVQGPSDALEGKADEYEENLTRLVEDVRATYGEQVVFALSQVSPNQYAYSQNRSWVEQWEKVAAAQEAVAKALPDVAMISTAGDKYPVSATTSEGLFHFSTPGLLQIGQDLGNAIAEMSGQPLVDEALIEEDYTLRVTVPAEARQVRPGQSAPMASDGHVVLRVGGAEGDLFTKGSRVFTNRDFVLNGPLPQLEGLPFIRANIDRISFSVVAGGKLYALTPLRSSTSISQVSALEEAGFKPVAVEADQPLFGTNRGDRILVYEKVVKPGESYAFGKWTVLVGAMPEGQEVSVQKALLGSEEMLYNGIVLPATWPPTHYVASREVMPVPYLEQVPEVIPIDVGRQLFVDDFLIEQTDLSRTYHHPVKYEGNPVLKPETPFEIDPGNGLATAAPKSGGLWWDSEEQIFKMWYEAGWFGAIALATSRDGLHWERPQVEGAAQNRTPNEVTPAGLKPDSWNMIIDTWSGNPDERYKLFVRRPGGSWEINGLCYVSPDGVNWSEPSVSGPMGDRSSVFYNPFRQKWVFSIRSMYTGRSRHYWESDDFMTGNFWTWDETDFWKGRGWTPGEPVVWTAADKLDPEDPVLNYAPQLYNLDAVPYESLMLGLFQIWLGPHNNETNGVPKITELEFAYSRDGFHWDRPDRTPAIATARTPGAWDRGYLQSVGGVCVVVGDELWFYYGGSAGDESRPKDGLYANASTGLAVMRRDGFASMDASGEPGTLTTRPVVFSGSRLFVNADVAEGALRAEIRDADGNAIAPFTLDNCEPVTADSTLEEVRWSGAEDLSALAGSPVRIHFEVDGGALYAFWVSPDESGRSDGYVAAGGPGFTGPTDTVGRQQLKAAEVFVSAEADYSPGDNR; encoded by the coding sequence GTGAGCGCCGCTGAGGGCAAGGCCGAAGGAAAGGTTTTTCTGCTGCTGTTCGCGGGGCAGTCCAACGCGCTTGGTTGGGGCTACAAGCAATACCTGCTTGAGACGAATAACCCGCTGGCCGAGCCGCAGGAGGACGTGGAGCTTTATTACTCAATCGCCGGGGAGGGGTACTTGCCGGAAAACCAGTTGATCCCGCTCCAACCGGGTACGTCGCACAAGCTGCCCAAGCCCGGTGGGCATTACCCGGATTTGCCGGAGCCGGTCTGCCGTTTTGGCCCGGAGTTGAGCATGGCGCGGACGGTCAAGGATCGCCTGGCCGACCCGGATGCGAAGGTGGCGGTGGTCAAGTTCGCACACGGAGGAACCAGCCTCTACGATCGTGATGACTGGCGACCGGACGGGACGGCGGACAGCCGCGGTGACGGTAAGCTCTACCAGATATTTCAGGCTACGGTTCGTGGCGCGGTGAAGGCGCTGGAGGCGAAGTACCCCGGGCGCGAAGTGGTCATCATGGGCATGGGCTGGGTGCAGGGGCCGTCGGATGCGCTCGAAGGCAAGGCCGATGAGTACGAGGAAAACCTGACCCGTCTGGTCGAAGATGTGCGTGCCACCTATGGAGAGCAGGTTGTCTTTGCGCTCTCGCAGGTTTCGCCAAACCAGTACGCCTATTCCCAAAATCGCTCCTGGGTGGAGCAGTGGGAGAAGGTGGCTGCGGCTCAGGAAGCCGTGGCGAAAGCCTTGCCGGATGTCGCCATGATTTCGACTGCGGGAGACAAGTACCCGGTATCCGCGACGACGAGCGAAGGGTTGTTTCATTTCTCGACTCCTGGTCTCCTCCAGATTGGCCAAGATCTGGGGAATGCAATCGCGGAGATGTCTGGCCAACCGTTGGTGGATGAGGCCTTGATCGAGGAGGACTACACGCTCAGGGTAACGGTACCCGCGGAGGCGCGTCAGGTCCGTCCCGGCCAGTCCGCGCCGATGGCCAGTGACGGCCATGTCGTGCTTCGCGTAGGCGGAGCCGAAGGAGATTTATTTACCAAGGGGAGCCGGGTTTTTACCAACCGCGATTTCGTCCTCAACGGGCCGCTTCCGCAACTGGAGGGGCTTCCATTTATCCGGGCCAATATCGATCGGATTTCCTTTTCCGTTGTGGCTGGGGGCAAGCTCTACGCCCTGACCCCACTCCGTTCGAGCACCTCCATTTCACAGGTCTCCGCCTTGGAAGAGGCGGGGTTTAAACCTGTGGCGGTTGAGGCGGATCAGCCGCTATTTGGTACAAACAGGGGAGACCGGATTCTGGTCTATGAGAAAGTGGTCAAGCCGGGAGAGAGCTATGCTTTTGGTAAGTGGACGGTCTTGGTCGGAGCCATGCCGGAAGGGCAGGAGGTTTCGGTGCAGAAGGCACTACTGGGCAGCGAAGAGATGCTCTATAACGGTATCGTCCTCCCAGCGACCTGGCCCCCGACGCATTATGTCGCCTCCCGCGAGGTTATGCCCGTGCCCTACCTTGAGCAGGTGCCGGAGGTGATCCCGATCGATGTAGGGAGACAATTGTTCGTCGATGATTTCCTGATCGAGCAGACGGACTTGAGCCGGACATACCACCATCCGGTCAAATACGAGGGGAACCCCGTCCTGAAGCCCGAGACGCCGTTTGAGATTGATCCCGGTAATGGCCTGGCCACGGCTGCTCCCAAAAGCGGTGGCCTCTGGTGGGACTCCGAAGAGCAGATTTTCAAGATGTGGTACGAGGCTGGCTGGTTTGGAGCTATCGCTCTGGCGACAAGTCGGGATGGGCTGCATTGGGAGCGTCCACAGGTCGAGGGGGCGGCGCAGAATCGAACCCCGAACGAGGTCACGCCCGCCGGGCTCAAGCCTGACTCCTGGAACATGATTATCGACACCTGGAGCGGTAACCCCGACGAGCGTTACAAGCTCTTTGTCCGCCGGCCCGGCGGTAGTTGGGAGATCAACGGGTTGTGCTACGTCTCCCCGGACGGGGTGAACTGGAGCGAGCCGTCTGTCAGCGGCCCGATGGGGGACCGCAGTTCGGTCTTTTATAATCCGTTTCGCCAGAAATGGGTTTTCAGCATCCGCTCGATGTACACGGGCCGCTCGCGCCACTACTGGGAGTCGGACGACTTCATGACGGGAAATTTCTGGACCTGGGACGAGACGGACTTCTGGAAGGGAAGGGGTTGGACACCGGGAGAGCCAGTGGTGTGGACCGCTGCGGACAAGCTGGACCCGGAGGACCCGGTTCTGAACTATGCGCCCCAACTCTACAACCTGGATGCCGTCCCCTATGAGAGTCTGATGTTGGGGCTCTTTCAAATCTGGCTCGGACCGCACAACAATGAAACTAACGGTGTGCCGAAAATCACCGAGCTGGAGTTCGCCTACAGCCGGGATGGTTTCCATTGGGACCGGCCTGACCGTACGCCAGCCATCGCCACCGCCAGGACGCCTGGTGCCTGGGACCGGGGCTATCTTCAGTCGGTGGGGGGAGTCTGCGTCGTGGTGGGTGATGAGCTGTGGTTTTACTACGGCGGTTCCGCCGGGGACGAATCCCGCCCCAAGGACGGTCTCTATGCCAACGCCTCGACCGGGCTGGCTGTGATGCGCCGGGATGGCTTTGCCTCGATGGACGCGAGCGGGGAGCCGGGAACCTTGACGACGCGTCCGGTGGTCTTTTCCGGAAGCCGCCTCTTTGTGAACGCCGACGTCGCGGAGGGCGCTTTGCGGGCGGAAATCCGAGATGCTGATGGCAACGCGATTGCCCCCTTTACCCTGGACAACTGCGAACCGGTCACGGCCGACAGCACGCTGGAGGAAGTCCGCTGGAGCGGCGCTGAAGACCTGTCGGCCTTGGCGGGCAGTCCGGTGCGTATCCACTTCGAGGTGGATGGCGGTGCGCTCTATGCCTTTTGGGTCAGCCCCGACGAATCCGGGCGTAGCGATGGTTATGTGGCGGCGGGCGGTCCTGGGTTCACCGGTCCGACGGATACGGTAGGCCGGCAACAACTCAAGGCTGCGGAGGTGTTTGTGTCCGCAGAGGCTGATTACTCTCCGGGGGACAATCGATGA
- a CDS encoding xylose operon transcription regulator XylR, with protein sequence MDGLTDFSNAVGGNAEPPKRLNVLMAFDWYDTGLHEGVAVYAREHNWSLNAHMARTRQFPLGWKGDGVVSLISLPETLEYVKALGVPTVDMGGHYSDFPQVLGDHYQVGVLAAEHFLERNHRNFAFFFIQNSRLEKETYDGFANALESGGHACASLRWNESISELEIRYMEVIGWLKERLRELPRPLAVFCQNDDTAALIVTAALDLGCRIPEDVAILGAGNSELICKYLPVTLSSISSNLKGHGYRLAQELGRILAGGVPKRVPVRVKPGRVHVRESTNFLAVRDPNVLVVLREIWDHYNEPLNIDRLQRLAQVSRSSLYNAFIEDVGRPMGKELARIRILKAKEMLGETDLPVAEVGKRCGFSSLISFSRAFSQNVGVSPSAYRSQARQHLELLKQQGADIQG encoded by the coding sequence ATGGATGGATTAACCGATTTTTCGAATGCTGTGGGTGGAAACGCCGAGCCTCCCAAGAGGCTGAATGTGTTGATGGCCTTTGATTGGTATGATACCGGTTTGCATGAAGGGGTGGCGGTCTATGCGCGTGAGCACAACTGGAGCTTGAACGCTCACATGGCGCGGACTCGGCAATTCCCGCTTGGCTGGAAGGGGGACGGGGTTGTTAGTCTCATTTCCTTGCCTGAGACGCTGGAGTATGTGAAGGCACTGGGCGTGCCGACGGTTGATATGGGGGGGCACTACAGCGATTTCCCGCAGGTGCTTGGGGATCACTATCAGGTTGGCGTACTGGCGGCGGAGCATTTTCTGGAGCGTAACCATCGTAATTTCGCCTTTTTCTTTATTCAAAACAGCCGGTTGGAGAAGGAGACTTATGACGGCTTTGCCAATGCGCTGGAGTCGGGGGGGCATGCGTGTGCCAGCCTGCGCTGGAATGAATCTATCTCCGAGTTGGAGATCCGGTATATGGAAGTTATCGGATGGTTGAAGGAACGCTTGCGCGAATTGCCGCGCCCGCTGGCAGTTTTTTGTCAGAATGACGATACTGCGGCGTTGATTGTGACTGCGGCGCTGGATCTTGGCTGCCGGATTCCGGAGGACGTGGCCATTCTCGGGGCTGGAAACTCCGAACTGATCTGCAAGTACCTGCCTGTCACGCTTTCGAGTATCAGCTCGAACCTGAAGGGGCACGGTTACCGGTTGGCGCAGGAACTGGGGCGTATCCTCGCGGGTGGAGTTCCCAAGCGCGTGCCCGTACGGGTAAAGCCAGGGCGAGTGCACGTACGCGAGTCCACGAACTTTCTGGCCGTGCGCGATCCGAATGTGCTGGTGGTGCTGAGGGAGATCTGGGACCATTATAACGAACCGCTCAATATTGACCGTTTGCAGCGGCTGGCGCAGGTTTCGCGGTCGAGTCTTTATAACGCTTTTATTGAGGACGTTGGGCGTCCAATGGGGAAGGAGTTGGCTCGCATCCGGATTCTTAAAGCCAAGGAGATGCTGGGGGAGACGGATTTACCGGTGGCCGAGGTCGGCAAGCGGTGTGGCTTCAGCAGTCTGATCAGCTTCAGTCGGGCCTTTTCGCAAAACGTTGGCGTGAGTCCTTCGGCTTATCGTAGCCAAGCCCGGCAGCATCTTGAACTGCTCAAGCAGCAGGGGGCGGATATTCAGGGGTGA